One Vigna unguiculata cultivar IT97K-499-35 chromosome 11, ASM411807v1, whole genome shotgun sequence DNA window includes the following coding sequences:
- the LOC114170689 gene encoding COP9 signalosome complex subunit 3-like produces MDPLEALVAQIQGLSSTSSDVNRLHSILKQVDDSLRSKSTCLPPLLTQLDPSIHSLGFLYILDAYMTSPITKTQAETAVPIVTRFIGACSDQIRLAPEKFLSVCRRLKDQVMLLEAPIRGVAPLFTALRKVQVSAEHLTPLHSEFLLLCLLSKCYKTGLSILDDDVFEVNHPRDFFLYCYYGGMICIGMKCFQKALDLLHNVVTAPMSVINAIAVEAYKKYILVSLIRNGQFSTSLPKYSSSAAQRNLKNFCQPYVELANTYGNGKIAELEAFVKTNAEKFESDSNLGLVKQVVSSMYKRNIQRLTQTYLTLSLQDIANTVQLNSPKEAEMHVLQMIQDGEIYATINQKDGMVRFLEDPEQYKTCEMIEHIDSSIQRIMALSRKLTGMDEQISCDQLYLSKTGRERQRYDFDDFDVPQKFNI; encoded by the exons ATGGACCCTCTGGAAGCTTTGGTCGCTCAAATCCAAGGGCTATCGAGCACTTCTAGCGATGTCAATCGCCTCCACAGTATTTTGAAACAAGTCGATGACTCGCTCCGATCCAAGTCAACTTGCCTCCCCCCGCTTCTCACTCAGCTCGACCCTTCCATTCACTCCCTCGGTTTTCTCTACATCTT AGATGCCTACATGACTAGTCCGATCACCAAAACGCAGGCAGAGACTGCCGTTCCAATCGTTACCAGGTTCATCGGCGCTTGCAGCGATCAGATTCGTTTGGCCCCTGAAAAAT TTTTATCCGTGTGTAGGAGGTTGAAGGATCAAGTGATGTTGTTGGAAGCTCCAATACGCGGAGTTGCTCCCTTGTTCACTGCACTTCGGAAAGTTCAGGTCTCTGCAGAGCACTTAACTCCCCTACATTCAGAGTTTCTTTTGCTTTGCTTGTTGTCAAAGTGCTACAAAACTGGTTTATCCATATTGGATGATGATGTTTTTGAAGTTAACCATCCACGAGACTTTTTTCTCTACTGTTATTATGG AGGAATGATATGCATTGGAATGAAGTGCTTTCAAAAAGCATTGGACCTTCTGCATAAT GTTGTAACTGCTCCCATGTCTGTCATTAATGCTATAGCTGTGGAAGCGTACAAAAAGTATATCCTGGTTTCTCTCATTCGTAATGGGCAG TTCTCTACCAGTCTTCCTAAGTATTCTTCTTCTGCTGCTCAAAGGAACCTGAAGAACTTCTGTCAG CCTTATGTCGAATTGGCAAATACTTATGGCAATGGAAAAATTGCAGAATTAGAGGCTTTCGTCAAGACAAATGCGGAGAAGTTTGAATCT GACAGCAACCTTGGACTGGTTAAGCAGGTTGTATCATCCATGTATAAGCGGAATATTCAAAGATTGACCCAAACATACTTGACCCTTTCTCTCCAAGATATAGCCAACACAGTGCAGTTAAATAGCCCCaaagaagctgaaatgcatgTGCTACAAATG ATTCAGGATGGTGAGATATATGCTACTATCAACCAGAAGGATGGAATGGTGAGATTCTTGGAGGATCCTGAACAGTATAAAACCTGTGAAATGATTGAGCACATTGATTCATCAATCCAGAg AATAATGGCACTATCAAGGAAGCTAACCGGAATGGATGAACAAATTTCATGTGATCAGTTGTATTTGTCTAAG ACCGGAAGAGAGAGACAAAGATATGACTTCGATGACTTTGATGTTCCACAAAAGTTCAACATTTAA